The DNA window AAATAATACTAAGGAAATGATAGTAGCAGAAGAATTTCATAACTAAAGCATCACTATGTTCGGATAGGGACAAATGAGAAAGTGATAGTAACAAAGTAGCATATGAATTTAATGACTAAAACACCAACAAATAGTGTTGTTCAAAATTATAACTCTGCCTCTTGTCCATGTACCTGCCGATataagaacaaaaaaaagaagattgaTTTCAATCTCGACGATTTACTGATAAATCCCATGATTACAGTAATATTTGCTAGACCAGGTTTCCTATCCACAATAGTTGAAAGGAATGCTAGTGAAAAATCActaattttcagtttcaaatcAATAATGTAAAACATGAACATATATACTTTCATGAAGGCCTTGGGGTGAATACAACAATTTCGAAAGTTGGAACAAATATTCTTTTTCAAGCATCAAAATAAATGTTTTAAAAGTTTTACAAAATTCTTTTTCAATTATGTAATCAATTTGTGGCAGTGAACAGAAGTCATTTGCAATTCATTTGCAAGTTCAGAACAAGAAGTGAAATGCTATTGAGACGACAAGAAAAGGTACTAAAATAAGTTATCATCAACATAAATCATTTAGGCATAAACTAATTAGGAAGACATGATTAATTAGAATTGTTGTTCAGTTCAGTAGTATGCCAACTAAATGAAAAAGGCTAGGTTATAGTACCTTTTTGCAAGGGGCTTGGCTGCTGTGTAACACTCTCTGTTATTCACCCTTCAgctttctctctctcatgttCCTAGGGAATATCTTCGCAAGGATGTCACGAGCCTTGGTTTGGGCAAATGGAGTGCCTTCCTTAACAAGGCTAGCCAACAGACGATGAGTCTTCTCTTGGCATCTGATTTGGTCAGTCATGGACTCGGTACGAGTGACAATCTCATGCATGATAGTCACGCAATTCTCTCTGTTGTGCGGACTAGAGTCACCCTTTATGATTTTGAACAAGAAGCTGATTGCTTCTCACCTAACTATCTCCTCAATCACAATCTTGTCAGTCGAAAACATTGCAAGAACTTGCAACATATAACCCGGAAACACCTTGTACTTAATATTATCCATGATCACGCCAATCGTACCACAATTAAGAGCATGCTTCATGTTACCTGGGACGGAACACAGAATAATTATAGCGCCGACCGCCTCTTCCACTGCCAAAACATCACATACCTCCAACATGCCCTTGAGGTACACCATTACACCTCCTAGTAGGGACCCAGAAAGACCCATATGTGCTTCAAGAACCTTTTCCTTGAATAAGTCGAGAGTGGACAGCGTCTTAATGGCACTAGCAGCTACTGTCCTAAACCTTATATCACCCCTAACATCCATTGCTTCAGCAATAATTCCAATACGATGAGGCTTGTTTGCCACCAGCCTCTTGATATTGTCACTGCGGATAGCTATGTTTGTAAGAGTGGCAATAAGGGACTCTCGAAGATCATCCAGAAAGATGCCCTTTCTAGAGGCAGCAATAGCTAAGCAGAGGCCATTGAATAGTGTTGGGACATGAACAGCAGCTGATTCAACAAAATGCTTCCGAAATGCATGATTCTCCTTTGTTAAGCGACGCAATCTCTCAAAAAGTTCCCTCTGGCCTTCCAATGTCTCGGCTGTTAAGTTTATTTCCATTGTGGCCTGGAAATCAGCCTGTTGGAACTCATTGTTGAGTGAAGGATTTTCAAACCAGCTAGATATCATATCTTTGCGTACATTGTCTTGGATTAGCATAGCCAACGACTGTATCCTCTTCCCAGTTTGAGGACATGTAGCATTCCCATCCTCAATCCACTTCTGAATGGAATCACGGTCATATGTCTGCCAAGACGAACACAAGATTGGATTAACACAAGATTGGACACACAAATagtattcattaaaaaaaatgagtcatctatccaaattcaacaacaaaatatacacaaatcAATAGATAAATCCTTAACAATACACCCTAAATAGAATCacataaagaaattaaaaatatattatgaaCCGAAgcacatatatataattaattattaaataatccACAGTTATATACTATAGACTAAAAGTCATaagaaaaatcataaaatcctAAAAGTCAGTGTGTTTGCGTATAAATAGCCTTTTTAAAAGAACTAAAGAGTAAAATTCAATGATTACGATAATTAACTGGAAGATTGGCCCGATTTCTTATGTACAATAATTAAATGGAAGTATTATGTTTTCAATTTCAAATAAGTAATACATTGCATGCCATTCATCCCAATTCGTTAACAAAATCTAAACAGCAATTCAAAATAACGAAACAGAGATTACAAAACACGAAAACAGAGCAACTACGCAAATAGTATTACCAAATTAGAGCAATTCCTCTTGGCCGAAAAACAACAAAACCGAGCAATGAGCATACATAATTTCACACACACTTGGAGATTCCAACTTCACAATCATAGTTAGTTTTAGCTAAATACTTttgttagagagagagaggattgAGAAAGTACCACTCCGGTTGATGGAACAATGACGGGATCTTTCATGATCTTCTTCGAAATAGGACATGTGAACTCCTCCGGCACCACCACGCCGCCGGGGATCGTATCGTGGAGCTTCAAATCCGCTGCATCGGCTTCCTTCACGCCGCTCAACGCCATATCAACCAAAAATCAAAACGCTACAATTCTACTCTCTCTCTGTAAAGTAACACTCTCAAACTCCGTATCAGCCGCAGCTAAACCTGGTTGCCGGCCGGCGGAGATAATTTAACGCTCTCTTGCCTTCCCTGTCAAAGAAAAGGTTGAATTTTGTATGCAGATTTTGGCTTTCCGAAATTGGGATGCACTCTCCAAAAAGGCTGAATCTGGTAACACAACCAAAGAGGCAACTTAATCCCAGCCGTTAAATACAACTTACGCAACACGCCTCATCAAGAAATAcaccaattaattaattgtgtgtTTGTATAATCTCAAAAACAAACGAGGAAACATAGAAATTACAGAATTTACTTAGCACaccattaaaatatcaactagaATCACAAAAATAGCACAATTAGGTCATTAGGGCTGGATGGCTCTTGTAATTAATATGTGATCAGCATCATTTTAGGAAGATTCAATGCATATGAAATATTTCCTCTAAACGGAGTATAATATGGAGTATTCCAAAAAAactttattactactatatactTGTAATGTGGTAGACATAATATATATGTTGCGTGAATTAATGTGATTATGTTATCTGAGGTGTGTAGTTAcgcatatttatttatttcctaatcACGGTACTTATTTATCTTACAAAGAAGAGTTAAATTTTGGTGGAAAGAAAGAGCAGTGGTGTAAAGTTTAATCACGGTAAACTTTGATATACTTTCTTTAATATGTAGtgttataaatttgaattttagttTGAACATATCTCTAATTAGTCATATGAATCAAGTAGATAATtgaatttatattaataaactaaattaaattggATTAAGCTCAACAGATTAAATCGCATTATACGTCCTAACCCTACTTAGTATAGGAAACCCTAGCTTAGCCCATAAATCTTACAAATATGCCATATTATGTTCCAGAGAAGAGTCGAAATTTGGTGGACAGAAAGGGAGCAGTGGTGTGCAAATCTAATCAAGGTAATCCTTCATGTAAATTTTATATGTAGTGTtgttataaatttgaattttaatttgaacATGCATACTACGTCCTTGATTAAGATTAAATCCTCATAGTTCATACGACACATGTGGTTTGTTTTTTAGGTGTGTAAAGTGTAATCTATGGCATACGCATAGATTtggttgaaattaatttttttgaagaTTTTGTTAGTGTTCATGATTTCTGCTTATGTATAttagtatatattttgtttattcttTACAGAAAAATTGAAAGTCGTCTACCAAATTTATCCATCCAAAAAATGAAGCCATACCTACCTTTAGAAATCATCACAAATATCCTCTTGAGACTCTCTACTCAAAGCATTGCAACTTGCAAATGCGTTTGCAAACCATGGCTTAATCTCATTGAGAGTGATGCTTTTGTCAAGTCCCATCTTTCTAAATCGGCCCCTGCCCTAGCTGTTTCCATTACCAAGTGGGATTCAAATTGGTTTAGTGTTTTCAAATTGGAAGACGAGCTTGAGCCGTTCTCAAATTGGTTCGATATTTATGCCAAGCATGGTCCAATCACCAAGTTTGATTTTCGTCTAGAATCAACAATACAATGTTCTGCCAATGGtctgcttcttttaaaaaatgCTTGCATGGATGATCATCTCTATGTATGTAATCCCATCACCCGTGAATTTGTTGAGCTTCGTGGGCTTGTTACTCGGAAGGGAGATCGTTTTGGATTTGGTGTGAGCAAAATCAGTGGACAACATAAAGTTGTCTGTCATAGCCATGAATCTGGAATTCATGTGTACACTCTTAAAGCGAGATCTATGTGGAGAGTCGTCGAAGCCGCCCCCCCTTTTTCTGATTACTGCGACTCCTCCATTTGTGGTGCATTTTTTAGTGGCAATCTCCATTGGTTAGTTAAAAGTAAGACGGGGGATATTCATATTTGTTGTTTTGATCTTGAAACTGAACGTTTTAACACCTTTCTTGCGCCTCCTACTAATGTCACATTTACAAGGGGGAAGTTGTATGGTTTGGGGGATTGCCtatgtattcataatgatacaCTAGGTAATAATCTGATATGGTTGTTGAATGAATATGAACAACTTGAAAACTTTTGGACGACTATACAACT is part of the Salvia splendens isolate huo1 chromosome 6, SspV2, whole genome shotgun sequence genome and encodes:
- the LOC121809709 gene encoding U-box domain-containing protein 9-like; the protein is MALSGVKEADAADLKLHDTIPGGVVVPEEFTCPISKKIMKDPVIVPSTGVTYDRDSIQKWIEDGNATCPQTGKRIQSLAMLIQDNVRKDMISSWFENPSLNNEFQQADFQATMEINLTAETLEGQRELFERLRRLTKENHAFRKHFVESAAVHVPTLFNGLCLAIAASRKGIFLDDLRESLIATLTNIAIRSDNIKRLVANKPHRIGIIAEAMDVRGDIRFRTVAASAIKTLSTLDLFKEKVLEAHMGLSGSLLGGVMVYLKGMLEVCDVLAVEEAVGAIIILCSVPGNMKHALNCGTIGVIMDNIKYKVFPGYMLQVLAMFSTDKIVIEEIVR
- the LOC121809705 gene encoding F-box protein At5g65850-like — its product is MKPYLPLEIITNILLRLSTQSIATCKCVCKPWLNLIESDAFVKSHLSKSAPALAVSITKWDSNWFSVFKLEDELEPFSNWFDIYAKHGPITKFDFRLESTIQCSANGLLLLKNACMDDHLYVCNPITREFVELRGLVTRKGDRFGFGVSKISGQHKVVCHSHESGIHVYTLKARSMWRVVEAAPPFSDYCDSSICGAFFSGNLHWLVKSKTGDIHICCFDLETERFNTFLAPPTNVTFTRGKLYGLGDCLCIHNDTLGNNLIWLLNEYEQLENFWTTIQLIGEEHCNHYDYRKCSQPIKIYRNGGILMLHDRCFFYYSKEKRNVIGIDLMGEIDGDCLYFSSILFTPSFLSPKRNLGMENAKSLGKKKLGIRM